One part of the Populus alba chromosome 18, ASM523922v2, whole genome shotgun sequence genome encodes these proteins:
- the LOC118046027 gene encoding guanine nucleotide-binding protein alpha-1 subunit isoform X1, protein MLSITTQNMGLLCSKRHRYNEADTEENEQAAEIERRIEQETKVEQHIQKLLLLGAGDSGKSTIFKQIKLLFQSGFDEAELKSYISVIHANVYQTIKVLHDGSKELAQNETDSLKYVISNENKDIGQKLSEIGGRLDHPSLTKELAQEIETLWRDAAIQETYARGNELQVPDCTPYFMENLQRLSDANYIPTKDDVLYARVRTTGVVEIQFSPVGENKKSGEVYRLFDVGGQRKERRKWIHLFEGVTAVIFCAAISEYDQTLFEDENKNRMIGTKELFEWVLKQPCFEKTSFMLFLNKFDIFEKKVLKVPLNVCEWFKDYQPVLTGKLEIEHAYEFVKKKFEELYFQSTAPDHVDRVFKIYRTTALDQKLVKKTFKLVDETLRRRNLFEAGLL, encoded by the exons ATGCTGTCTATCACAACACAAAATATGGGCTTACTCTGCAGTAAACGGCATCGATACAATGAAGCAGATACTGAAGAGAATGAACAG GCTGCAGAAATCGAAAGGCGAATTGAACAAGAAACCAAAGTTGAACAGCATATTCAAAAACTTTTGCTTCTTG GTGCTGGGGACTCTGGGAAGTCAACGATTTTCAAGCAG ATAAAACTTTTGTTTCAAAGTGGTTTTGACGAGGCAGAGCTCAAGAGCTATATCTCAGTCATCCATGCGAACGTCTATCAGACAATAAAA GTATTGCACGATGGATCAAAAGAATTGGCTCAAAATGAAACAGATTCCTTGAAGTATGTTATATCCAATGAAAATAAG GATATTGGACAGAAATTGTCGGAAATTGGAGGCAGGTTGGATCATCCAAGTCTTACCAAAGAACTTGCCCAGGAGATTGAAACTCTATGGAGAGATGCTGCAATTCAG GAAACATATGCCCGTGGCAATGAGCTCCAAGTTCCAGATTGTACCCCTTATTTCATGGAGAATTTGCAAAGATTGTCTGATGCAAATTATATTCCAACTAAG GATGATGTTCTTTATGCAAGAGTTCGTACAACAGGTGTTGTAGAGATCCAATTCAG CCCTGTTGGTGAGAACAAGAAAAGTGGGGAGGTATATAGACTTTTTGATGTCGGTGGGCAGAGAAAAGAGAGGCGGAAATGGATTCATCTATTTGAAGGTGTTACAGCTGTAATTTTTTGCGCTGCAATTAGCGA GTATGATCAAACACTATTTGAGGATGAAAACAAGAATCGAATGATTGGGACAAAGGAGCTTTTTGAGTGGGTCCTGAAGCAACCATGCTTTGAG AAGACATCCTTCATGCTGTTTCTAAACAAGTTTgatatatttgaaaagaaagttCTGAAA GTACCATTGAATGTATGCGAGTGGTTCAAGGACTACCAGCCAGTTTTGACAGGAAAACTAGAGATTGAGCATGCATACGA GTTTGTAAAGAAGAAGTTTGAGGAGTTGTATTTCCAAAGCACAGCCCCTGATCACGTTGACCgggtatttaaaatatatagaacCACAGCACTTGATCAGAAGCTTGTGAAAAAAACTTTCAAGCTTGTAGATGAGACTTTAAGACGCAGAAATCTCTTTGAAGCCGGTTTATTGTGA
- the LOC118046027 gene encoding guanine nucleotide-binding protein alpha-1 subunit isoform X2, whose protein sequence is MLSITTQNMGLLCSKRHRYNEADTEENEQAAEIERRIEQETKVEQHIQKLLLLGAGDSGKSTIFKQIKLLFQSGFDEAELKSYISVIHANVYQTIKVLHDGSKELAQNETDSLKYVISNENKDIGQKLSEIGGRLDHPSLTKELAQEIETLWRDAAIQETYARGNELQVPDCTPYFMENLQRLSDANYIPTKDDVLYARVRTTGVVEIQFSPVGENKKSGEVYRLFDVGGQRKERRKWIHLFEGVTAVIFCAAISEYDQTLFEDENKNRMIGTKELFEWVLKQPCFETSFMLFLNKFDIFEKKVLKVPLNVCEWFKDYQPVLTGKLEIEHAYEFVKKKFEELYFQSTAPDHVDRVFKIYRTTALDQKLVKKTFKLVDETLRRRNLFEAGLL, encoded by the exons ATGCTGTCTATCACAACACAAAATATGGGCTTACTCTGCAGTAAACGGCATCGATACAATGAAGCAGATACTGAAGAGAATGAACAG GCTGCAGAAATCGAAAGGCGAATTGAACAAGAAACCAAAGTTGAACAGCATATTCAAAAACTTTTGCTTCTTG GTGCTGGGGACTCTGGGAAGTCAACGATTTTCAAGCAG ATAAAACTTTTGTTTCAAAGTGGTTTTGACGAGGCAGAGCTCAAGAGCTATATCTCAGTCATCCATGCGAACGTCTATCAGACAATAAAA GTATTGCACGATGGATCAAAAGAATTGGCTCAAAATGAAACAGATTCCTTGAAGTATGTTATATCCAATGAAAATAAG GATATTGGACAGAAATTGTCGGAAATTGGAGGCAGGTTGGATCATCCAAGTCTTACCAAAGAACTTGCCCAGGAGATTGAAACTCTATGGAGAGATGCTGCAATTCAG GAAACATATGCCCGTGGCAATGAGCTCCAAGTTCCAGATTGTACCCCTTATTTCATGGAGAATTTGCAAAGATTGTCTGATGCAAATTATATTCCAACTAAG GATGATGTTCTTTATGCAAGAGTTCGTACAACAGGTGTTGTAGAGATCCAATTCAG CCCTGTTGGTGAGAACAAGAAAAGTGGGGAGGTATATAGACTTTTTGATGTCGGTGGGCAGAGAAAAGAGAGGCGGAAATGGATTCATCTATTTGAAGGTGTTACAGCTGTAATTTTTTGCGCTGCAATTAGCGA GTATGATCAAACACTATTTGAGGATGAAAACAAGAATCGAATGATTGGGACAAAGGAGCTTTTTGAGTGGGTCCTGAAGCAACCATGCTTTGAG ACATCCTTCATGCTGTTTCTAAACAAGTTTgatatatttgaaaagaaagttCTGAAA GTACCATTGAATGTATGCGAGTGGTTCAAGGACTACCAGCCAGTTTTGACAGGAAAACTAGAGATTGAGCATGCATACGA GTTTGTAAAGAAGAAGTTTGAGGAGTTGTATTTCCAAAGCACAGCCCCTGATCACGTTGACCgggtatttaaaatatatagaacCACAGCACTTGATCAGAAGCTTGTGAAAAAAACTTTCAAGCTTGTAGATGAGACTTTAAGACGCAGAAATCTCTTTGAAGCCGGTTTATTGTGA